In the genome of Bosea sp. BIWAKO-01, the window GATGGGCCCAGTCGCCCTCGACACCGAGGCGTTTGAACTCCTCGCGCTGAACATTGACCCAGTGCTCGGCAAAGGCACGGCATTCCTTGCGGAATTCAACGACCGGCACATCGTCCTTGTTCAGGCCCTTGGCCCGGTACTGCTCCTCGATCTTCCACTCGATCGGCAGGCCGTGACAATCCCAGCCCGGCACGTAGTTGGCGTCATGGCCAAGCATCTGCTGCGAGCGGACGACGAGGTCCTTCAGCACCTTGTTGAGCGCATGGCCGATATGGAGATGGCCGTTCGCATAGGGCGGGCCATCATGCAGGATGAAACGGTCGCGGCCCTTCGCGCTCTCGCGCAGCTTGCGATAGAGCTCGATCGTCTGCCAGCGGGCAAGCAGTTCCGGCTCGCGTTGCGGCAAGCCGGCGCGCATCGGGAATTCGGTCTGGGGCAGGAACAGCGTCTGCGAGTAATCGACGCTTTTCGGCGGGGCGGAATTGGATTGGTCGTTCATGATCCGGCTCGGGCAGCTGGACTGGCGGGCCATGCATGGCTGGCGCGTCACCGGTCCTTAAGGACAAGGGAAAGCGGCGGTCATCCCGGCTTGCGCGGACGCCTGCGATCAGCGCAGGGCAGCGTCAGCCGGGCCCGTAATTCGCCGGAGCAACTCTATGATCTGGGCGCAATGAGCGAGCATGAACGGCTTCTAACAGGGGCAGGTTAAGGAAGGAAGGGCGGTGTTTGCGCCAGAATGGCGCGGGCCCGGGCGCTGTCCTTGTCCATCTGCACGATGAGGGCTTCGAGCGATTCGAATTTTTCCTCGCCCCGCAGCCAGGCGATCAGTGCGACATCGACGATCTTGCCATAGAGATCGCCTGCGAAATCGAAGAGGAAGGTCTCCAGCCGCGGCGCACCGTCATCAAAGGTCGGGCGACTGCCGAAGCTCGCCACGCCGTCGCGCCAGATGCCGTCGACCTTCATTCTGACGGCATAGATGCCGAATTTCAGGCGGCAATCACGCGCGAGATGCATGTTGGCGGTGGGGTAACCGAGGTCGCGCCCACGCTTGTCGCCATGGGCGATCTCGCCGCGCACGAACCAGGGCCGCCCAAGGAACGCCGCTGCGCGGCCGACATCTCCGGCTTCCAGCGCGGTACGGATCAAGGTCGAGGAGACCGGCTCCCCCGCCCAGGAATAGGGCGGGACCACCGCGACCGGGACACCGCGCGCGCACGCCCTCGCCTGCAGCATCTCGGGCGAGCCGGCGCGGCCCTTGCCGAAGTGGAAGTCATAGCCGCAGACGAGCCCGCCGACACCAAGCCGTTCGAGCAGCAGGTCATCGACGAAACGCTCGGCGCTCACGGCCGCAATGGCGCGATCGAAGGGCAGCACGAAGCTTCGCTGCAGCCCCACCTGGGCGAGCAGCTCCCCCTTGACGTCAGGCGGCGTCAACCGAAAGACCGGGTGCTCGGGGCTGAAGACCGATCGGGGATGCGGCTCGAAGGTGAAAGCGGCAGCCTCGCAGCCCTGTTTGGCCGCCATCGCGACCGCGACATGAGCAAGTTCGGCATGGCCGCGATGGACACCGTCGAAATTGCCCAGCGCCAGCACCGCTCCGCGCAAGCTGTCCGGAACCGGGCTGTCGCCATCGAGGACGAAAACATGAGGCCGGCCTGAAGACGGCGCGGCGGCAGGACGGGTCATGGCACGAAGGGTTCCGCCTCGGCGGGGCACGCCCGCGCGCGGCAGTCAATGGCGGTTCAGGCCAGCAGCGTCAAGGACACCGGACGCAAGCCCCCCTGCTTCAGGCCTTTGGCTTTGCCGGCGGCAAGGCGACCCAGGCCTCTCCCTCGAGCACGGCCTTGCCATCGACGACACAGTCGCAGAACAGGCGCGCGCGCCTGCGCTCGGCAACGAGTTCGACCACCTCGACCCGCGCCGTGACGACATCGCCGATCTTGACCGGAGCGAGGAAGGTGAGCGTCTGCGACAGGTAGACGGCGCCCGGCCCTGGCAACTTCGTGCCGAGCAGCGCGGACACGAGGCTCGCGGTCAGCATCCCGTGCGCGATGCGCTGGCCGAACTTCGTGCCCGCCGCGTAGCGATCGCAAAGATGGATCGGATTGGCGTCCCCCGAGAGATCGGCAAAGAGCGAGACATCCCGCTCCATCACCGTGCGCATCAGGCTTTCGCTTTGACCAATCGCGAGGTCTTCGAAAGCATGAACCTGATAGGAGACTGCGTTCATGGGTCCGGCTGCCGATGCAATTTCGATGTCCCGCCCTTGTTGCGGCGCAACATAGAATGCCACAGCCCCGGCGCCTCGGCCATGCGACTTTGGTGCCGCGGCCGGAGAGATGCTTCCCCTACGTCAGTTTTCGTTTAAATTAACCGCTTCGAAACGCCGGTGCCCTATCACTCCCGGCATGGTCGCCACTTACTGAGGGCGGTCCGCGCGCGGGTATTGCCCCGCGCTGCAGTCGTTACGCTTGGAGCACCAGAATGGCTCTCGATCCGTCCATGCCCATCCTCGTGGTCGACGACTACCAGACGATGGTCCGGATCATTCGGAACCTGCTCAAGCAGCTCGGATTCGAAAATGTCGACGACGCGTCGGACGGCTCGACCGCCATCGCCAAGATGCGCGACAAGAAGTACGGCCTCGTCATCTCCGACTGGAACATGGAGCCGATGACAGGCTTCGAGCTGCTCCAGCGCGTGCGCGAGGAAGATGCCCTCGCGACGACGCCGTTCATCATGGTTACGGCCGAATCCAAGACCGAGAACGTCATCGCCGCCAAGAAGGCCGGCGTGAACAACTATATCGTCAAGCCGTTCAACGCCCAGACCCTGAAGGTCAAAATGGAAGCGGTCTGCCACGCCTGAGCGTGGCCGAACGTCACCAGACGAGTTGCGGAATCGCGTAATCCGGGCGGGCATGCTGCCCTGCGAACCAGCCGTGACGCTCTTCCCAGGATTTCTCGACAAGATCCTGGGCGTGAATGCCCGCCAGCACCATGACGCTCGCCGCGCCGAAGGCGTTCGCCCCGGCGATGTCGGTTCGAATGGCATCACCAATTGCGCAAATCCGGTCTGGCGGAACGGGCTTGCCACGCCGCGCTTCGGCGATATGCAGCGCCATTTCATAGATCGGGCGATGCGGCTTGCCGGCATAGATCACCGTGCCGCCGATCTGCTCGTAAGCCAGCGCGAGCGAGCCGGCGCAGGGCACGATCTTGCCACCGCGATCGACCACCAGATCAGGATTGGCGCAGATCATCACGAGATCCCGTACGACGAGATCGGCGAAGAGGCCGGCATAGGTCTCGGCCGTCTCGGTCTCGTCGTCGAACAATCCCGTGCAGAGCACGTAGCGCGCCTCCGCGGGTGAGACGCGCGGCGCATCCAGGCCGGCGATCAGAGGCAGGTCGCGGTCAGGGCCGAGCATGAAGACCGGCTCGCCGGACCGTTCCTCGATCAGCGCCCGGCAGACATCGCCGGAGGTCACGATCGCATCATAGGCAGCCTCCGGCACGGCAAAGCGTGCGAGCTGGACCTCGATTTCACGGCGCGGACGGGGAGCGTTGGTCACCAGCACGACGGAAACACCGCGGTCCCGCATCGCAACCAGCGCATCGCAGGCGTCCTGATGAGCTGCCACCCCGTTGTGAACGACTCCCCAGATATCGCACAGGCAGAGATCGAACCGGTCGGTGATTTCGGAGAATCCGGTCAATGCGACGGTGGGCGCGGTCTTGGCAGGCTGCAAAGCGGTCAACTCCACTGAAACCAAATGTGCTGTGCGGCGCGACGGCAGCGCAGCACGGTGACGATTTAGGCCGTCGCAACGGGCAGCGATAGGGTCTTTGTCAGGCGCTGGCGCGGCGCAGCACGGCGCGGAACGGCAGGCGCTCCGGTGTCGGGCTCTTCTGCGCAGGCCCGCTCGGCGGTGCTGGCAGCGCTGCCGCGGGCGATGTGCCGGCGGTGGGATAGCCCAGAATCTCGGCCGAGATCCGTGCGGCGGGCCGCTCCGGCTCGGGCGCCTGAACGACGGGTTTCGCCGGCTCGGGATCGGCAAAGACCTCCGGCTTGACCGGTCGCGGCGGTGAGATCACCAACCCCTGGGCATAGGACACGCCAAGCTCGATCATGTCCGCGACAGTCGGATCATCCTCGATCTTCTCGGCGACGAGGATGATCGAGGCCCGCGCGAGCTGAGCCCCGAGATCGGCGGCGGCGATATCGATCGAGGAACGCTCGGCTTCAGCCTGCAGCAGGGCGGCCGGCACTTTCACGAAGCGAATGCCACGATCATGCAGCGATGCCGGGTCGAACCGAAGATCGCCGACATGGTCGAGCGCGAAGCGCACGCCATTGGCGGACATCGCCCCGAGCAGGCCAAGGCTGGTCGGTTCCAGGGAGCGGAAGACGCGCTGCGGCATCTCGATCACCAGATGACCGGCATGCTCACGGTATTTCTCGAGGATACGGGAGAGGGTCACCAGAGCCTGCGACGAGGCCCAGGTTGCGGCGCTGAAATTACAGGCCACGAAGAGGCCACCGTCCTTTGATCCGAGATGACGCGCGATCGCCAGCGTACGTGTCAGCACCAGTGCATCGAGCGTCGGACCGAACCCCCGCTCCTCGACGATCGCCAGGAATTCGGCGGGGAGCAGCAAGGTGCTCTCGTCGAGACGCAGACGGACCAGCGCCTCGTAGCCACGTGTCCGGCGCTGCGGCAACTGCACAATCGGCTGGAGATGGACTTCGACCTTGCCCTCGGCCAGCGCCGTGCTGATGATCGAGGCCCGTTCATCGGCAGCGCGCAGCTGCTCGGCCTGAATGGCCTCCGCGCGTGCTGCAGCAAGCGCCTCGCGATGCGCAATGCGGGCAAGCTCGGGAGCAGGCACCGGCGGCGGCGGGGGAGCGGTTTCGGCATTGCGCCGGGCCTGCGCCGCCGAGAGCTGCGTGTCGTGATCTGCCAGCGTCATTGCGACTTGCTGCAGCAGGTCGCCGAGCAATCCGACCTCGGCCGTCAGTTCATTGATCGCGGCGCGTGCGGGCGCGGCATCGGCCTCGCTCATCGGCAGCTGCTCGACACGCTGCGCCAAACTGTCAAGCCTGATGGCGTTGGTTGCCAGGCGAACCTTGACCTCGCCGATAGCCGCGAAGATCTGCTCGCGCTGCGCAAGGACACGTCGCTCGTAGAAAATCGCGGACGCCGCCAACCCTGCCCCCGCCAGCAGGAGGCCCGTGGCGTTGGCCAGCGCTCCCGGCAAAGCGAGAACCGCGATTGCGCCAGCCGCCACGCCGGTCACGGCACTGGCGAGAGGATGCAAGGCGGTAAGGCGGACAGGGGCCAAGGCGACGACCGCGCGAAAGAGGTTGCTGGGGAATGAAAGCGACGAATCACTCTGCTACCCGACATTAACCGTCTGTTCACGCGCATGCGAGGGCCATGGACGAAAAGCGGCGACGGTCGGGAATTCGCTCAGTGAGCGCCGCTGGCTTCGAGCCGACGCGGCCCGAGATCCGACATGATCCGGTCGATGACGGCTTCGCTGAACCCCATCCGCGACAGGTAAAGCCTGGCGTCGATCGAGAAGAGCGGAGCCGCCTGCGCCAGCCGTCGCAGGGCCGCTGAAACGCCCGGCTCATCATGCTTTCCCGCCAGGTGGAGAGCTCGACCAAGCAAGCTGAGCGGACTGTCATCGGCGACAAAAATGGCAGCATGCGCATCCGCGAGCTTATCATTGCCCATCAGATGCTCGGCCAAGAAGGCGTAGAAATCGTACCAGGCAGGACGGCCACTGCTGGATGCCACAGCCCGCTGCAGCAGCGGCAGGCCTTCCGCAGGCTGACCGATCTGAACATAGCGCGCGCCTAGATCGGCCATGATGTCGGGATCGTAGGGATTGCGGACGAGCGCGGCCCGGCCCGCCCTGAAGGCATCTTCATAGGCGCCGCGTGCGAAGTACACGTCCATCATGGCCTGCTGCGCGCGTGCGCTGGACGGCGCCAGCCTGACCGCCGTCAATGCAGCGCTCAAGGCGCGATCGAGCGGCGAGCCAGGCAGCGGATTGAGCCCGGCGGTGTATTCGTCGACCGTCAGCAGGGCGAGCTGCGACCAGGCGGGATGGAAGGCAGGGTCGCGCTCCAGAACCGCCTCCAGGCAGGTGCGGGCGGCCAGGTGATCTTCGGCTCGCATGGTGCGGCGGATATTCAGCGCCTGGAAGACGCAGCGCATCGGCGACGCCGTCATCGTCTGGCGATAGTCGGCGTGAATGATGCCGAAGGGCTCGGCAAGCCTGACCGCAAGCCGCCGGGCGATCTCGCGCAACTCCGGAGCATCCTCGCCCTTCGGCAGTGTCCGGATGGCGGACGTTGTCCAGACCACACGGCCGTCCTTGACGGAGCGCAACCGGCCGAAGCCTTCCGTCGCCCCGCCTTGCCGCGTCGCATTCATCTCGAAGACATAGTCGGCGCCGCTATAGAGGTCCGCGCCGGCGGCCGGCGTACGAACGGTAACGAGATCGTCGAACCGAGCCAGGGCATCGACCAGAAGCCGGGTGAAGGCCTGCACCAGCCCGGCCAGCTCCGGATCGTCGGCCGCGGCGCTCAGCGATACGACGACCATCGGCAAATGAGCCGACGCGCTCGATCCCGCGCGACGCGCTGCCTCCTCGATCAGCTGAGCCTGGCGCACCAGCGGGTCGGGCTGCGGTGTCGTCTCCCGCGGAGGAAGGTAGTGCCAGGTGGCGAGAGGCACGATCACGAGGGCCAGCCCTAGCACGGCAAGCCAGTGTCCGAGCCTGAAACCGTGCCTGCCCGGCCGTTCCGGGAGCGGCAGCTGGACTGCCCTGGCGTCGCCGGGCGCCATGCGCTCCTGCGCCGGCTCGGCAAGCATCCCGGCAGCCCCAAGATGTTCAAAGACAGGGACGTAAGCGCCGACCGGCATGGAAATGCGGATCGTGTCGTCAGCGCCATCCCCCTGATAATACTGGCCTAGCGCTCTGCGCAGACGACCGGCCTCGACCCTGACGATGGGGTCGGACTGCGGGTCGAAATCTGCCGGCCGGCCGAAGGCCTCAACCGCAATGGTGTAACCCTTGAGTTCCGAGCTGCGCCCTTCGATGCGGCGCTCCACAATGAAGTTCAGAAATGCAGAGAGCTGCGGCGCACTGCGAAACGCATCCGATGTCAGGATGCGTTCAAGGGCCTCACGGACAGCGACAGCCTCCGGGTCTGCGAGCCGGTCGGTATCCTGACTGCTCTCGACCATTGGGGTTTGGTCCAGTTTGTTCCCCCCTTCATCCAAACTACGCCAAAACCGACGTTACGTCATTCGCGACATCGAAGCGACCGGGCGACCGCGGCGCGCAGTGGTGCCCCGCCTCGCCCGCAATTTACAGCCCGCTTTCTGCTGTTAGGTTGAGAGAAGCTTAATTGTACAGGATGCGGCCGACAGCCTCCGTCTCGCAGCCGAGCGAAAACTCCCGCGGTTTCGAAGCATTCTGCATGCCATTCGGCGTGTGTCGGCCTTTCAGGCAGACCCCGGGCATGGTCGCTTGCCGAAGCATGTTTTACTACGGCGGCGTAGGTAAGCCGGTGATGGGTGGCGCTGCCAGATGGCAGCGCTCAATGGGAAGCCTGCAGGCACGCCGATCACCCCGGCGTTCAAGCCCCCTGGCGACCAGGCGGACTACCCCCTTCCGTTCCGTTCGCTCGCCTCAAGGTCTTTGCCGCGGAGCCCGGCTCGCCTTTCTGGCCCTGGGAAATCTCGGCCACGTCTTCTTCGCAGACCAGGCTACCGAAGGGGTAGACATCCTGACGAAGGGCGCGCGGACCTGCCGACGCGTCTTCCGGGAGGGAGCTAGGACGCATCCGAGCGGCTGCAGGCTCGGCCATCGCGGCGTCGGATCTGGCAGGATTTCCGTCTGCGGCATCATCCGCAAGCACCCATTTTTCGGTGGATTGCTCTCAGTTTCCGGCCAGCGCCGTCGCAGCCACGATCGCGAAAAGCAGGCATTCGCGAAGGGCGAATCGGAATGTCGCACGCGTATCGCGCGCTTGAGCGAAACGTCACGCTTCGGTGGCCGTGTCCGTTTCCGAGCCGGTCAGGGGTTCAGCCGACACATCTCGGCCCGAAGGTTGCGGCAAGCGCCTTCGAGAGGCTGCGCCAGACTTGGATCCAGCCATGGGCCGACGAGCGGCAAGGTCACGCACGCCGCAGCTTGTTGTAGCGGGCGATCAGCCTGTCGCGCTTCAGGCGTGACAGGCGATCGACCCAGAAAATGCCGTCGAGCTGATCGATCTCGTGCTGATGGCAAACGGCGAGCAGGCCATCGGCCTCTTCGAACTGCTCCGCACCGTCCAGGTCCCGATAGGTGACATGGACGCGGGCATGACGCTCGATCTCGTCTGCAACCCCCGCCATCGAGACGCTGCCCTCGTGGTGGCGGATCATGTCAGGTGAAGCCCACGCGATCGCAGGGTTCACATAGGTGCGAACCTCACCCGGCGACAGCTCCAGCACGACCAGCCGCTGGAGAAGGCCGACATGCGGCGCCGTTATGCCGATTCCGGGAGCCGCCCGCATCGTTTCCAGCAAGTCAGCCGCGAGCGAGCGAAGCACCGCATCGAAATGCGTCACCGGCTCGGCTGCCATGCGCAGCCGAGAATCGGGAAAGCCAATGATCGGCCGGATCGTCACGCGTTGGCCTCAGGAGATTATGCGGCAGCCTTCTTCTCCGCATTGCCATAGTAGCTCTCTCCCGTCTTCGCCATGCGCTTGAGCTGCCGGTTCGGCTTGAACCGCTCGCCATGTGTCCTGGCGAGCTTCTCGCAGAGCTTCACGAAAACGGCCGCGCCCATGTTGTCGATGTAGGAGAGCGTGCCGCCCGAATAGGGCGCAAAACCGAAACCGATGATCGAGCCGACATCCGCCTCGCGAGGATCGGTCACGACACCTTCCTCATAGGTGCGGGCAGCTTCCAGCGCCTGGGTCACGAGCAGGCGCTCCTTGAGTTCCTGCATGTCGATGAGCTCCGGGTCGAGCCGGTTCTTCGTCAGCTCGGCAAGCCCGGGCCAGAGCCGCTTCGGGCCGGCTTCCGGATAGTCGTAGAAGCCCTTCCTGTTCTTGCGGCCGAGGCGGCCATGCGTCTCGACCATCTCGGTGAGCAGTCTTTCCTGCCCGGGGTCGACCGCATGTTCGCCGAGCTGGGCCTTGGTCGCCTTCAGCACCTTGTAGGCGAGATCGACCGCAACCTCGTCATTCAGGGACAGCGGACCGACCGGCATGCCGGCCTGCTTGCCGGCGGCCTCGATCATCGCCGGGGGCACGCCCTCCATCAGCATCAGATGGCCTTCGCGGATGTAGTTGCCGACACAGCGGTTGGCATAGAAGCCGCGCGTGTCGTTGACGACGATCGGCGTCTTCTTGATGGCGCGGACGAAGTCGAGCGCCATGGCGAGCGCCTTCTTGCCGGTCTTCTTGGCCATGATGACCTCGACCAGCAGCATCTTCTCGACCGGCGAGAAGAAATGCACGCCGATGAAATTCTTCGGGCGCTGCGAGTGTTCGGCGAGCCCGGTGATCGGAAGCGTCGATGTATTGGAGCCGAAGATCGTCCTGGGTCCGACCACGGCCTCGACCTTGGCGATGACCTCGGCCTTGACCTTCGGGTCTTCGAATACGGCTTCGATGACGAGATCGCAGCCCTTGAGATCGGCATAGTCCGCCGAGGCGGTGATCCGGCCGAGCAGCGCGTCGCGGTCGGCCGTCTTGGCGCGCCCTTTCATGATCTGGTCGGAAACCAGCTTATGCGAATAGGCCTTGCCCTTCTCGGCCGCCTCGATGTCGCGGTCGATCAGGATGACGTCCAGGCCTGCCTGGGCCGTGACATAGGCGATGCCCGCGCCCATGAAGCCTGCGCCGACAACGCCGACCTTCTTCAGCCTGCTCGCCGGGACATCGGCCGGGCGGCGAGCCCCCTTGTTCAACTCCTGCATCGAGACGAAGAGCGTGCGGATCATCGAGGCCGCCTCCTTCGTTCGCAGAATTTTTGCGAAATAGCGGCTCTCGACCCTGAGGCCGAGATCGATCGGCAACTGCAGGCCCTCATAGACCGCGCTCAGGATGGCGCGTGCGGCCGGGTAGTTGTCATTGGTCTCGCGGCGATAGATCGCGTTGGCCGGTGGCCAGATCTGCATGCCGGCGGGCGAATAGACCTTGTTGGACGGCAGCTTGAACTTGGGATCGTCCCAGGGCGCCTTGGCCTGCGGATTGGCCTTCAGCCACTCCCGGGCATTCTGAAGCATCTGATCACGCGGCACGGCGGCATGGACGAGGCCGCTGTTGCGGGCCGGCAGCGCCTTGATCTGCTCGCCCTTGAACATCATCTGCAGCGCGTCGCCGGTCTGCATCAGGCGCGAGACACGCTGCGTGCCGCCGGCGCCGGGGAAGAGTCCGACCTTGATCTCGGGCAGGCCGACGCGGGTCGAGGCATCGTCCGAGGCGACGCGGTACTGACAGGCGAGCGCAAGTTCGAAGGCGCCACCAAGGCAGACGCCATGGATGGCGGCTGCGAACGGCTTCCCGCAGGTTTCGAGCTTGCGATAGAGCAGCGAGAGCTTGCGGCTCTCGTCGAAGAAGGTCTGCATCGCAGCCGCTTCGCCCTTCTCCCGGGCAAGCCCGACATAGAGGTCGCGCAGCCCCTGGAGCATGGTCAGGTCGGCACCACCCGAGAAGGCTTCCTTGCCGGAGGTAATGACGCAGCCCTTGATCGCCTCGCTCGAGACGACATGGTCGATGACCTGGTTCAACTCGGCCATGACCTCGGGCGTGATGACGTTCATCGAACGGCCGGGCATGTCCCAGATCAGGGTCGCAATGCCGTCGGCGTCGGTCTCGAAGCGGAAATTGGTGAGGTTCATCGGTTCTCTCCCCTTCGTGCCGATCAGACGCGTTCGATGATGGTCGCGACGCCCATGCCGGCGGCGACGCAAAGCGTCACGAGTGCGGTCTGCTTGTTCGTGCGCTCAAGTTCGTCGAGCACCGTGCCGAGGATCATCGCGCCCGTGGCGCCGAGCGGATGGCCCATCGCAATGGCGCCGCCATTGACGTTGAGGATGGCGTCGTCGATGTCGAAGGCCTGCTGATAGCGCAGCACCACCGAGGAGAAGGCCTCGTTCAGCTCGAACAGGTCGATATCCCCTGTGGTCATGCCGGCCTTTTTCAGAACCAGTTCCGTGACGTCGACCGGCCCGGTCAGCATCAGCGCCAGATCGGAACCGACGGTGGCGAAGGCCCGGATGCGGGCGCGCGGCTTCAGGCCGGCCGCCTTGCCGCCCTTCTTCGAGCCGACGAGCACGGCAGCCGCACCATCGACGATGCCGGAGGAATTGCCGGCGTGATGCACGTGATTGACGAACTCCACATCGGGGTGAGCCGCCGTCGCGACGGCATCGAAACCACCCATCTCGCCCATCTGGACGAAGGATGCCTTGAGCGC includes:
- a CDS encoding bifunctional riboflavin kinase/FAD synthetase; this encodes MTRPAAAPSSGRPHVFVLDGDSPVPDSLRGAVLALGNFDGVHRGHAELAHVAVAMAAKQGCEAAAFTFEPHPRSVFSPEHPVFRLTPPDVKGELLAQVGLQRSFVLPFDRAIAAVSAERFVDDLLLERLGVGGLVCGYDFHFGKGRAGSPEMLQARACARGVPVAVVPPYSWAGEPVSSTLIRTALEAGDVGRAAAFLGRPWFVRGEIAHGDKRGRDLGYPTANMHLARDCRLKFGIYAVRMKVDGIWRDGVASFGSRPTFDDGAPRLETFLFDFAGDLYGKIVDVALIAWLRGEEKFESLEALIVQMDKDSARARAILAQTPPFLP
- a CDS encoding MaoC family dehydratase, which translates into the protein MNAVSYQVHAFEDLAIGQSESLMRTVMERDVSLFADLSGDANPIHLCDRYAAGTKFGQRIAHGMLTASLVSALLGTKLPGPGAVYLSQTLTFLAPVKIGDVVTARVEVVELVAERRRARLFCDCVVDGKAVLEGEAWVALPPAKPKA
- a CDS encoding response regulator, yielding MALDPSMPILVVDDYQTMVRIIRNLLKQLGFENVDDASDGSTAIAKMRDKKYGLVISDWNMEPMTGFELLQRVREEDALATTPFIMVTAESKTENVIAAKKAGVNNYIVKPFNAQTLKVKMEAVCHA
- a CDS encoding TIGR01459 family HAD-type hydrolase, producing MQPAKTAPTVALTGFSEITDRFDLCLCDIWGVVHNGVAAHQDACDALVAMRDRGVSVVLVTNAPRPRREIEVQLARFAVPEAAYDAIVTSGDVCRALIEERSGEPVFMLGPDRDLPLIAGLDAPRVSPAEARYVLCTGLFDDETETAETYAGLFADLVVRDLVMICANPDLVVDRGGKIVPCAGSLALAYEQIGGTVIYAGKPHRPIYEMALHIAEARRGKPVPPDRICAIGDAIRTDIAGANAFGAASVMVLAGIHAQDLVEKSWEERHGWFAGQHARPDYAIPQLVW
- a CDS encoding EAL domain-containing protein, translated to MAPVRLTALHPLASAVTGVAAGAIAVLALPGALANATGLLLAGAGLAASAIFYERRVLAQREQIFAAIGEVKVRLATNAIRLDSLAQRVEQLPMSEADAAPARAAINELTAEVGLLGDLLQQVAMTLADHDTQLSAAQARRNAETAPPPPPVPAPELARIAHREALAAARAEAIQAEQLRAADERASIISTALAEGKVEVHLQPIVQLPQRRTRGYEALVRLRLDESTLLLPAEFLAIVEERGFGPTLDALVLTRTLAIARHLGSKDGGLFVACNFSAATWASSQALVTLSRILEKYREHAGHLVIEMPQRVFRSLEPTSLGLLGAMSANGVRFALDHVGDLRFDPASLHDRGIRFVKVPAALLQAEAERSSIDIAAADLGAQLARASIILVAEKIEDDPTVADMIELGVSYAQGLVISPPRPVKPEVFADPEPAKPVVQAPEPERPAARISAEILGYPTAGTSPAAALPAPPSGPAQKSPTPERLPFRAVLRRASA
- a CDS encoding peptide deformylase → MTIRPIIGFPDSRLRMAAEPVTHFDAVLRSLAADLLETMRAAPGIGITAPHVGLLQRLVVLELSPGEVRTYVNPAIAWASPDMIRHHEGSVSMAGVADEIERHARVHVTYRDLDGAEQFEEADGLLAVCHQHEIDQLDGIFWVDRLSRLKRDRLIARYNKLRRA
- a CDS encoding 3-hydroxyacyl-CoA dehydrogenase NAD-binding domain-containing protein, whose amino-acid sequence is MNLTNFRFETDADGIATLIWDMPGRSMNVITPEVMAELNQVIDHVVSSEAIKGCVITSGKEAFSGGADLTMLQGLRDLYVGLAREKGEAAAMQTFFDESRKLSLLYRKLETCGKPFAAAIHGVCLGGAFELALACQYRVASDDASTRVGLPEIKVGLFPGAGGTQRVSRLMQTGDALQMMFKGEQIKALPARNSGLVHAAVPRDQMLQNAREWLKANPQAKAPWDDPKFKLPSNKVYSPAGMQIWPPANAIYRRETNDNYPAARAILSAVYEGLQLPIDLGLRVESRYFAKILRTKEAASMIRTLFVSMQELNKGARRPADVPASRLKKVGVVGAGFMGAGIAYVTAQAGLDVILIDRDIEAAEKGKAYSHKLVSDQIMKGRAKTADRDALLGRITASADYADLKGCDLVIEAVFEDPKVKAEVIAKVEAVVGPRTIFGSNTSTLPITGLAEHSQRPKNFIGVHFFSPVEKMLLVEVIMAKKTGKKALAMALDFVRAIKKTPIVVNDTRGFYANRCVGNYIREGHLMLMEGVPPAMIEAAGKQAGMPVGPLSLNDEVAVDLAYKVLKATKAQLGEHAVDPGQERLLTEMVETHGRLGRKNRKGFYDYPEAGPKRLWPGLAELTKNRLDPELIDMQELKERLLVTQALEAARTYEEGVVTDPREADVGSIIGFGFAPYSGGTLSYIDNMGAAVFVKLCEKLARTHGERFKPNRQLKRMAKTGESYYGNAEKKAAA